In Cryptosporangium minutisporangium, the sequence CGGACGCCGGTGATCGGCGACCACCTGGGCGCCCAGCGAACGGACGCGCTCCACCTCTTCGTCCCGCGTGCGATCCGTGGGCTGCAGGTCGAAGTGGACCCGGTTCTTGCCGTTCTTGCGTTCGGGCACCGTGACGAAGAGCAGGTCCGGCCCGTCGCCGGGGGAGACGAGGAGCGCCTCGGGGTCGCCCGGCGCGTTGCCGTTCTCCGGGTGCTCGCCGAAGCCCGTCACCGCCGCCCAGAACTGGGCGAGAGCGTAGGGATCAGCGGAGTCGATCGTGATGTGCCGTACACGTGCACTCATGCGTTGTCCTTCGCGACACGCGCCGTCCGCGGTCGTGAGGCGTCGGTCAACCGACCACGGGAGGCGCGGGAAAAATGGACGTAGTCATCACCGCACCTCCTTCCGCTCGAAACGCCGCGCCCAGTATCGCAGGCACCGGCGAACGATTAACCCTTGTTGTACACCGCCACGTATTCCACCTGCATGTGAGCACCCGACATGGTGGCGCGCGTCGGCCCGGCGCCGAACGCCGAGGGGAAGCCACCACCGATCGCCAGGTTCAGGATGATGAAGAACGGGTGGTGGACCGCGTTCGCCCAGGTCGTGCTGTCCACTGCGGTGGACCTGACCGTGAAGAAGTTGTTGCCGTCGAGGTACCAGCGGATCTGCTCGGGCGACGTGGAGCGGTCGATCTCGACGGCGTAGGTGTGGAAGCCGGTCCGACAGCCCGCGCAGATCCGCTCACCGCTGCTGATGCCGTTCGGCTCGCGGCACGGACCGCCGACGGGCAGGCCGCAGTGGAGCGTCCCGAACGTGGATTCGCGTCCGTTGACGGCCTCCATGATGTCGATCTCACCGCTCGTCGGCCACGGGGTGCCGGTACGCAGCCGAGAACCCAGCATCCAGAACGCCGGCCAGTAGCCCAGGCCGTTGCTGGCGGTCACGTTCGGCAGTTGGAGCGACGCCTCGACGCGGAGGACCCCGCCGGGGCGCGCGCCGAACGTCGCGGACTGCGTCTGGATGCGACCCGACGTCCAGCCGCTCAGCGGATTGCGGCCACTGCGCAGAGCTCGGATCACCAGGCGGCCGGAGCCGTCGTGGTACACGTTCTGCGTGCTGTTCGTCACCGCGGCGATCTCGCCGGTGCTGAACATCGTGGCCGGCCCGATGTCGTACCGCCAGTTGGCGGTGCTGGCACCGCTGCGCGCGGCGCCGTTGAAGTCGTCGCTCCAGGTGAGCGTGAAACCCGACGGCGGTGCCGGCACGGCGCCGGGTGAGGCCGCTGACGCTCTCGTCGTCCCCGCGGTGGTGGCCGCGAGGACGAGGGAAATCGCCGCAGCGGTGGTAGCCCT encodes:
- a CDS encoding VOC family protein is translated as MSARVRHITIDSADPYALAQFWAAVTGFGEHPENGNAPGDPEALLVSPGDGPDLLFVTVPERKNGKNRVHFDLQPTDRTRDEEVERVRSLGAQVVADHRRPDGSGWVTMADPEGNEFCVERSAAERT
- a CDS encoding glycoside hydrolase family 16 protein, with protein sequence MEGPRGAQKLGVLGRRRPWLRATTAAAISLVLAATTAGTTRASAASPGAVPAPPSGFTLTWSDDFNGAARSGASTANWRYDIGPATMFSTGEIAAVTNSTQNVYHDGSGRLVIRALRSGRNPLSGWTSGRIQTQSATFGARPGGVLRVEASLQLPNVTASNGLGYWPAFWMLGSRLRTGTPWPTSGEIDIMEAVNGRESTFGTLHCGLPVGGPCREPNGISSGERICAGCRTGFHTYAVEIDRSTSPEQIRWYLDGNNFFTVRSTAVDSTTWANAVHHPFFIILNLAIGGGFPSAFGAGPTRATMSGAHMQVEYVAVYNKG